The following are encoded in a window of Bradyrhizobium sp. WBOS07 genomic DNA:
- a CDS encoding DUF2189 domain-containing protein: MSVSGKVDPVVRPIAANDIAEALVEGLRDFQALPLYGLCFGALYAAGGIAIMLCFTAFGMVYLVYPLAAGFALIGPFVAIGLYEVSRRRELGQPVSFGAIWSAVRSRSEIGWMAFVTLFVFVVWMYQVRLLIALLLGLNASFSSLQEFMTVVLTTNEGLLFLGIGNAVGAVLSLILFSLTVVSFPLLLDREVDFVTAMVTSVRAVVTSPLPMISWAAVIVMLLIVSALPYFLGLIVTLPVLGHATWHLYRRLVAPV, encoded by the coding sequence ATGTCCGTTTCGGGCAAGGTCGATCCGGTGGTGCGTCCCATCGCGGCGAACGACATCGCCGAAGCGCTGGTCGAGGGGCTGCGTGATTTCCAGGCACTGCCGCTTTACGGTCTGTGCTTCGGCGCGCTTTACGCCGCCGGCGGCATCGCCATCATGCTGTGCTTCACCGCCTTCGGCATGGTCTATCTGGTCTATCCCCTGGCGGCCGGCTTCGCGCTGATCGGACCGTTCGTGGCGATCGGCCTCTACGAGGTCAGCCGCCGCCGCGAGCTCGGCCAGCCGGTCTCCTTCGGCGCGATCTGGTCGGCCGTGCGCTCGCGCAGCGAGATCGGCTGGATGGCGTTCGTCACGCTGTTCGTATTCGTGGTCTGGATGTACCAGGTGCGGCTCCTGATCGCGCTGCTGCTCGGCTTGAACGCCTCGTTCTCGAGCCTTCAGGAGTTCATGACGGTGGTGCTGACGACCAACGAGGGCCTGCTGTTCCTCGGCATCGGCAATGCGGTCGGTGCCGTGCTGTCGCTGATCCTGTTCTCGCTCACCGTGGTGTCGTTTCCGCTGCTGCTCGACCGCGAGGTCGATTTCGTCACGGCGATGGTGACGAGCGTGCGCGCGGTGGTGACGAGCCCGCTGCCGATGATCTCGTGGGCCGCCGTGATCGTGATGCTGCTGATCGTGTCGGCGCTGCCCTATTTTCTCGGGCTGATCGTAACGCTGCCGGTGCTCGGGCATGCGACCTGGCATCTCTACCGGCGCCTGGTGGCGCCGGTGTAG
- a CDS encoding ATP-binding protein → MSLRTRLLILVIAAMLVPAILVGLRFMQNRTSEIDAALANLAASADDIASDLDEKIQGTAQLHYGLARARDLDTRDKAACSAFLSDVREEYPQFTGILTIDPDGRLFCDSLRTNRTLDLNDRGYFKEVKTLQGVVAVEPVFGRLTGLSVLQIAYPVRSETGALKFVLLASFNLNKFAEFHDKRLLAEKDILFVDAKGTVLAAPKGGGWREPVGGSIAGSDLFRFAAAPDGEPFREVTDRGGHAQIWGVARNASIRKAGLYILVGRSKDGLVAAANRRLYEDMAILAVALLLLLAGLWILTTVSIGRQVGRLAVMAKRLGRGDLSARIPPPHPRGELGGLMTLLNGTAESLEQQRAAIADLSHKLSQSQKMEAMGQLTGGVAHDFNNLLTVILGNSEHLADRLAGNRELQRIAGDIATAAERGSDLTRSLLAFARKQPLRPREVDIAEKILGMEQLLRRTLGEHIECNFTFAPGLWLASVDPGQLATAVLNLVLNARDAMPEGGKLTVEVRNSSLGQSDLDVNGEPRPGDYVMVAVTDTGSGMSSEVASRAFEPFFTTKEVGKGTGLGLSMVYGFAQQSGGLVQMQSEPGQGSVVRLFFPRLATPPSEDPPPAERTVTQAERETILLVEDDDMVRAYVENELKALGYRVITASNGPAALELLHRNGEIQLLLTDVVMPGGMFGPELARQATVLRPDLKVLFTSGYSQDPVKTPDGINARILTKPFRRQDLATMLRSALAARPR, encoded by the coding sequence ATGAGCCTGCGCACCCGATTACTGATCCTCGTCATCGCGGCCATGCTGGTACCGGCGATTCTGGTCGGGCTGCGGTTCATGCAGAACCGGACCAGCGAGATCGATGCGGCGCTGGCCAATCTGGCCGCGTCCGCCGACGACATCGCGAGCGATCTGGACGAGAAGATCCAGGGCACCGCCCAGCTTCACTATGGTCTCGCCCGTGCGCGCGACCTCGACACGCGCGACAAGGCGGCGTGCTCGGCGTTTCTGTCGGATGTCCGCGAGGAATATCCGCAGTTCACGGGCATCCTGACCATCGATCCTGACGGCAGACTGTTCTGCGACTCGCTGCGGACCAACCGCACGCTCGACCTGAACGACCGCGGCTATTTCAAGGAGGTCAAGACTCTTCAAGGCGTCGTCGCGGTAGAGCCGGTGTTCGGCCGCCTCACCGGACTCTCGGTGCTCCAGATCGCCTATCCCGTGCGATCAGAGACGGGCGCGCTGAAATTCGTGCTGCTCGCGTCGTTCAACCTGAACAAGTTCGCAGAGTTTCACGACAAGCGGCTGCTCGCCGAAAAGGACATCCTCTTCGTCGATGCCAAGGGTACGGTCCTGGCAGCGCCCAAGGGGGGCGGCTGGCGCGAGCCCGTCGGCGGATCCATTGCGGGCTCCGACCTGTTCCGCTTCGCGGCAGCGCCCGACGGCGAGCCATTTCGGGAGGTGACCGACCGCGGGGGCCACGCGCAGATCTGGGGCGTTGCCCGCAATGCCTCGATCCGCAAGGCCGGCCTCTACATCCTGGTCGGACGTTCCAAGGACGGACTGGTCGCGGCTGCAAACCGCCGGCTTTACGAGGACATGGCGATCCTCGCGGTGGCCTTGCTGCTGCTCCTGGCCGGCTTGTGGATCCTCACCACGGTGAGCATCGGGCGCCAGGTCGGGCGGCTCGCCGTGATGGCGAAAAGGCTCGGGCGCGGCGATCTCAGCGCACGAATTCCGCCGCCCCATCCGCGCGGCGAGCTCGGCGGATTGATGACCCTGCTCAACGGCACCGCCGAGTCGCTCGAGCAGCAACGCGCCGCCATCGCCGACCTCAGCCACAAGCTCAGCCAGTCCCAGAAGATGGAGGCCATGGGCCAGCTCACCGGCGGCGTGGCGCATGACTTCAACAATCTCTTGACCGTCATCCTCGGCAATTCGGAGCATCTTGCCGACAGGCTGGCGGGCAACAGGGAATTGCAGCGGATCGCCGGCGACATCGCGACCGCCGCCGAGCGCGGCTCCGACCTGACACGCAGCCTGCTCGCCTTCGCGCGCAAGCAGCCGCTCCGGCCGAGAGAGGTCGACATCGCCGAAAAGATCCTCGGCATGGAGCAGCTGCTGCGCCGGACCCTGGGCGAGCACATCGAGTGCAACTTCACGTTCGCGCCGGGTTTGTGGCTTGCCAGCGTCGATCCCGGCCAATTGGCAACCGCGGTTCTCAACCTCGTGCTCAACGCACGCGACGCAATGCCGGAAGGCGGCAAGCTGACCGTCGAGGTCCGCAACAGCTCGCTCGGCCAATCCGACCTCGACGTCAACGGCGAGCCGCGGCCCGGCGACTACGTCATGGTGGCGGTCACGGATACCGGCAGCGGCATGAGCTCCGAAGTGGCGAGCCGCGCGTTCGAGCCGTTCTTCACGACCAAGGAGGTCGGCAAGGGGACCGGCCTCGGCCTGAGCATGGTCTACGGGTTTGCACAACAATCCGGCGGACTCGTGCAAATGCAGTCGGAGCCGGGCCAAGGCAGCGTCGTCAGGCTGTTCTTTCCCCGCCTCGCAACACCGCCAAGCGAAGATCCGCCGCCTGCGGAGCGGACCGTCACACAGGCGGAGCGCGAGACCATCCTCCTCGTCGAGGACGACGACATGGTGCGCGCCTATGTCGAGAACGAGCTGAAGGCGCTCGGCTACCGCGTCATCACCGCCTCGAACGGACCCGCGGCGCTGGAATTGCTGCACCGAAACGGGGAGATCCAGCTGCTGTTGACCGACGTCGTAATGCCCGGCGGCATGTTCGGGCCGGAGCTCGCAAGACAAGCAACGGTGCTGCGGCCCGATCTCAAGGTGCTCTTCACCTCAGGCTACAGCCAGGATCCCGTCAAGACGCCGGACGGGATCAACGCCCGCATCCTGACGAAGCCGTTCCGAAGGCAGGATCTTGCCACGATGCTGCGGTCCGCCCTGGCAGCGAGGCCGCGATAG
- a CDS encoding nuclear transport factor 2 family protein, translating into MTGRTMNRAAAEPFVAAWCASWRKVDIDAVVAHLAADAQMRSPLALTLTGSAVVAGAENIRAYWRKAYGHIESADLKILSWSWDDAIARLTVWWQLGDTRASEFMDFDDAGRVVRSEAFYGK; encoded by the coding sequence ATGACCGGACGGACGATGAATCGCGCGGCCGCGGAGCCCTTTGTCGCGGCATGGTGCGCGAGCTGGCGCAAGGTCGATATCGACGCCGTCGTCGCGCATCTTGCCGCCGACGCGCAGATGCGCAGCCCTCTGGCGTTGACGCTGACCGGCTCTGCGGTCGTGGCAGGGGCCGAGAACATCCGCGCCTATTGGCGGAAGGCCTACGGCCACATCGAAAGCGCCGACCTGAAGATATTGAGCTGGAGCTGGGACGATGCGATCGCGCGGCTGACGGTGTGGTGGCAGCTGGGCGACACCCGCGCCAGCGAGTTCATGGATTTCGACGATGCCGGCCGCGTCGTTCGCAGTGAAGCCTTCTACGGAAAATGA
- a CDS encoding MarR family winged helix-turn-helix transcriptional regulator gives MAKAPQAAGLHRASLDKLHDLDAALELMYYGWRGMTLEADAYLAKQGLSRPHHRILYVVARRPDIAIGALLEVLGISKQALNRPLNLLLERKLVTSKRAPEQHRSKLLRLTAAGQRIEQRASDHERKVMREAFDRVGAPGAAAWTAVMEAIADHN, from the coding sequence ATGGCAAAGGCGCCTCAAGCCGCGGGACTTCACCGCGCCTCGCTCGACAAGCTGCACGATCTCGATGCAGCGCTCGAGCTCATGTATTACGGCTGGCGCGGGATGACGCTGGAGGCGGACGCATATCTTGCCAAGCAGGGCCTGTCGCGTCCGCACCATCGCATCCTCTACGTCGTCGCGCGCCGGCCCGATATCGCGATCGGCGCGCTGCTCGAGGTCCTCGGCATTTCCAAGCAGGCGCTGAACCGGCCGCTCAATCTGCTGCTGGAGCGCAAGCTCGTCACCTCGAAGCGCGCGCCCGAGCAGCATCGCTCGAAGCTGCTGCGCCTGACCGCCGCCGGGCAGCGCATCGAGCAGCGTGCCTCGGACCACGAGCGCAAGGTCATGCGCGAGGCGTTCGATCGCGTCGGGGCGCCCGGGGCCGCGGCCTGGACGGCCGTCATGGAGGCGATCGCCGACCACAATTGA
- a CDS encoding acyl-CoA synthetase, translated as MLTEAKTYDELVRNFRWDVPARFNIAEACCDRHADGTGRLALVYVDENGGTSRTSFDEVAEMSRRFANVLKADGLARGDRVAVFLSQSLELPIAHVAAFRSGLISIPLFALFGEDALEFRLSNSEAKAIVTDEGGWAKLAKIRDRLPELKNVYIVGTRAPAGTTSFWDAVKAASPDFARVDTSCDDPALIIYTSGTTGNPKGALHAHRVVLGHLPNVEMCHNFLPRPGDLMWTPADWAWIGGLINGLFAFWYHGIPLVGHRARKFEPQAAMQMMADLGVRNVFLPPTALKLMRQAGVKHTGVKLRSIFTGGESLGSELLGWVRETFGIDAHEVFGQTECNLVIGSNSNLFPIRPGSMGKATPGFDVRIVNDKGEELSRGQRGIIGVRQPCPVTMLEYWRNPEATAKKYAGAFLLTGDLGVQDADGYFWYVSREDDVITTAGYRVGPSEIEHTLMKHPSVAMAAVVGIPDPIRTESIKAWIVLRPGFAGTDALAREIQEFVKVQLAAHEYPRFVAFAETLPMTATGKVLRRELRTKG; from the coding sequence ATGCTGACGGAAGCAAAGACCTACGACGAACTCGTCCGCAATTTCCGCTGGGACGTCCCGGCACGCTTCAACATCGCCGAGGCGTGCTGCGATCGCCATGCCGACGGCACCGGGCGGCTCGCGCTGGTCTATGTCGACGAGAACGGCGGGACCAGCCGCACCTCCTTCGACGAGGTCGCCGAGATGTCGCGCCGCTTTGCCAATGTGCTGAAGGCGGACGGGCTGGCGCGCGGCGACCGCGTCGCGGTCTTCCTGTCGCAATCGCTGGAATTGCCGATCGCGCATGTCGCGGCGTTTCGCTCCGGCCTGATCTCGATCCCGCTGTTCGCGCTGTTCGGCGAGGACGCGCTGGAATTCCGCCTGTCCAATTCCGAGGCCAAGGCCATCGTCACCGACGAGGGCGGCTGGGCGAAGCTTGCGAAGATCCGCGACCGCCTGCCGGAGCTGAAGAACGTCTATATCGTCGGCACGCGTGCACCGGCTGGCACGACATCGTTCTGGGATGCGGTGAAGGCGGCATCACCCGACTTCGCGCGGGTCGACACCTCATGCGATGACCCTGCGCTGATCATCTACACCTCGGGCACGACAGGCAATCCCAAGGGCGCGCTGCATGCGCACCGCGTCGTGCTCGGCCACCTGCCCAACGTCGAGATGTGCCACAACTTCCTGCCCAGGCCCGGCGATCTCATGTGGACGCCGGCGGATTGGGCCTGGATCGGCGGCCTCATCAACGGCCTGTTCGCGTTCTGGTATCACGGCATCCCCCTCGTCGGCCATCGTGCGCGCAAGTTCGAGCCGCAGGCGGCGATGCAGATGATGGCCGACCTCGGCGTGCGCAACGTCTTCCTGCCGCCGACCGCGCTGAAGCTGATGCGGCAGGCCGGCGTGAAGCATACCGGCGTCAAGCTGCGCAGCATCTTCACCGGCGGGGAATCGCTCGGCAGCGAATTGCTCGGCTGGGTGCGCGAGACCTTCGGCATCGACGCGCACGAGGTGTTCGGCCAGACCGAGTGCAATCTCGTGATCGGCAGCAACTCCAATTTGTTTCCGATCCGCCCGGGTTCGATGGGCAAGGCGACGCCGGGCTTCGACGTCCGCATCGTCAACGACAAGGGCGAGGAATTGTCGCGCGGCCAGCGCGGCATCATCGGCGTGCGCCAGCCGTGCCCCGTCACCATGCTCGAATACTGGCGCAATCCGGAAGCGACCGCGAAGAAATATGCCGGCGCGTTCCTGCTCACCGGCGATCTCGGCGTGCAGGATGCGGACGGCTATTTCTGGTATGTCAGCCGCGAGGACGACGTCATCACCACCGCCGGCTATCGCGTCGGTCCGTCCGAGATCGAGCACACGCTGATGAAGCATCCCTCGGTGGCGATGGCCGCGGTCGTCGGCATCCCCGATCCGATCCGCACCGAATCGATCAAGGCGTGGATCGTGCTGCGTCCGGGCTTTGCCGGCACCGACGCGCTCGCCCGCGAAATCCAGGAGTTCGTCAAGGTGCAGCTCGCCGCGCACGAATATCCCCGCTTCGTCGCATTCGCCGAGACGCTGCCGATGACCGCCACCGGCAAGGTGCTGCGGCGCGAGCTGCGGACCAAGGGCTGA
- a CDS encoding epoxide hydrolase family protein, producing MTAIKPFRIAISDEILADLKSRLARTRWPEAELVDDWSQGAPLKWIREICAYWARDYDWRAREAKLNRFHQFTTEIGGLDIHFIHARSKEPNALPLIITHGWPGSIVEFQKVIAPLTDPAAHGGDPADAFHVVCPSLPGFGFSEKPKTTGWGVDRIAATWAKLMERLGYIRYGAQGGDWGSAVTTSLGAQDAAHCAGIHITLSFNSPPRIEGEPTAEEKRALAGLKHYADLDSGYSKQQSTRPQTLGYGLTDSPSGQAAWILEKFWAWTDCDGHPENIFSKDELLDNVMLYWATETATSSARLYWESFGKRRTTPVVEVPTGVAAFPKEIITPVRHWMQPNFPNITHWSEMEKGGHFAAFEQPDLFVRDVRKFFATVR from the coding sequence ATGACCGCCATCAAGCCGTTCCGCATCGCCATCAGCGACGAGATCCTCGCCGACCTCAAATCGCGCCTTGCCCGCACGCGCTGGCCGGAGGCGGAGCTGGTCGACGACTGGAGCCAGGGCGCGCCGCTGAAGTGGATCCGGGAGATCTGCGCCTACTGGGCCAGGGATTACGACTGGCGGGCGCGCGAGGCGAAGCTCAATCGCTTCCACCAGTTCACCACCGAGATCGGCGGGCTCGACATCCACTTCATCCACGCGCGCTCGAAGGAGCCGAACGCGCTGCCGCTGATCATCACCCATGGCTGGCCGGGCTCGATCGTCGAATTCCAGAAGGTGATCGCGCCGCTCACCGATCCCGCTGCGCATGGCGGCGATCCCGCCGATGCGTTCCACGTCGTCTGTCCCTCGCTGCCGGGCTTCGGCTTCTCCGAGAAGCCGAAGACGACCGGCTGGGGCGTCGATCGCATCGCCGCGACCTGGGCGAAGCTGATGGAGCGGCTCGGCTATATCCGCTACGGCGCGCAAGGCGGCGATTGGGGCTCGGCGGTGACGACCTCGCTCGGCGCGCAGGACGCGGCACACTGCGCCGGCATCCACATCACGCTGTCCTTCAACTCGCCGCCGCGCATCGAGGGCGAGCCGACGGCGGAAGAGAAACGCGCGCTGGCCGGCCTCAAGCATTATGCCGATCTCGATTCCGGCTATTCCAAGCAGCAATCGACGCGCCCGCAGACGCTCGGCTATGGCCTCACGGATTCGCCGAGCGGGCAGGCGGCCTGGATCCTTGAAAAGTTCTGGGCCTGGACCGATTGCGACGGACACCCCGAGAACATCTTCAGCAAGGACGAGCTGCTCGACAACGTCATGCTCTATTGGGCGACGGAGACGGCGACCTCCTCGGCGCGGCTCTACTGGGAAAGTTTCGGCAAGCGTCGCACCACGCCTGTGGTCGAGGTGCCGACCGGCGTCGCCGCGTTCCCCAAGGAGATCATCACGCCGGTGCGGCACTGGATGCAGCCGAACTTTCCCAACATCACCCATTGGAGCGAGATGGAGAAGGGCGGCCATTTCGCCGCCTTCGAGCAGCCGGATCTGTTCGTGCGCGATGTCAGGAAGTTCTTTGCGACGGTGCGGTGA
- a CDS encoding CHASE2 domain-containing protein, producing the protein MKRLKILRRWFARKLGFARLMCLALLVLFAGARLWDPPPIQELRLRTFDMFQLIDPRHKAARPVVIVDIDDKSLAKLGQWPWPRTRIADLIQNLTSSGAVAIGFDVVFSEPDRLNPDLVAGQMRHLDDATRAKLRELPTNDQILADAIKRSRVVLGETGLPAVLSELDKSLPFTGVATVGEEGAERFLFEFPGLLRNVPVIEKVAAGRGLFSIRKERDGFIRRVPMIMRAQGNIMPSLSLEILRVVTGTPTLLVRTDKTGIRSIRIKGVEIPTDKNGQFWVHYARRDPSIYVSAADVLDNSESPSRFAGKLVLVGTSAAGLNDIKTTPVSATMPGVEIHAQVLESVLSGAVISQPNYALGVELLAALFIGVLVIIFTPNLGPVRLVLAGATFAAILVGVSWFFYAQYRYLIDFTYPLLSTTAVYLTLIFASFVREQRQRVQIRGQFAQYMSPVLVEQLAQSPEKLVLGGEEREMTIMFSDVRGFTTISESYKHDPQGLIALMNRFLTPLTDVIIERKGYIDKYMGDAIMAFWNAPLDDAEHEVNACEAAIQMLEQIDAVNKEREAEAAEGGHVYIPLNVGIGLNTGIGVVGNMGSDLKKNYSVLGDSVNLASRLEGQSKEYGFPIIVGSRTALAAKVKFAILELDFIMVKGKTEPEVIYAIAGREDVMHSAAFQRLRNITIEMLSCYRSRDWQGALDAIERGRKSEDADTLEKLFRLYEARIKDFQLNPPPENWTGAYALLTK; encoded by the coding sequence ATGAAACGTCTCAAGATCCTGCGGCGGTGGTTTGCGCGGAAGCTGGGCTTCGCGCGGCTGATGTGCCTTGCGCTGCTGGTGCTGTTCGCCGGCGCGCGGCTGTGGGATCCGCCGCCGATCCAGGAATTGCGGCTGCGCACCTTCGACATGTTTCAATTGATCGATCCGCGCCACAAGGCGGCGCGGCCGGTCGTGATCGTCGACATCGACGACAAGAGCCTCGCCAAGCTCGGCCAATGGCCGTGGCCGCGCACGCGAATTGCCGACCTGATCCAGAATCTCACCAGCAGCGGTGCGGTGGCGATCGGCTTCGACGTGGTGTTTTCGGAGCCCGACCGGCTCAACCCGGATCTGGTTGCGGGCCAGATGCGCCATCTCGACGACGCCACGCGCGCCAAGCTGCGTGAGCTGCCAACCAACGACCAGATTCTCGCCGACGCGATCAAGCGCTCGCGTGTGGTGCTGGGCGAGACCGGGCTTCCGGCCGTCCTGTCCGAGCTGGACAAATCGCTTCCGTTCACGGGGGTGGCGACGGTCGGGGAGGAGGGCGCCGAACGCTTCCTGTTCGAATTTCCAGGCTTGCTGCGCAACGTGCCGGTCATCGAGAAGGTTGCAGCCGGCCGCGGGCTGTTTTCGATCAGGAAAGAGCGGGACGGATTCATCCGCCGCGTGCCGATGATCATGCGCGCACAGGGCAACATCATGCCCTCGCTCAGCCTCGAGATCCTGCGCGTCGTCACGGGCACGCCGACGCTGCTGGTCCGGACCGACAAGACCGGTATCAGGTCGATCCGCATCAAGGGTGTCGAGATCCCCACCGATAAGAACGGCCAGTTCTGGGTGCACTACGCGCGTCGGGATCCCTCGATCTACGTCTCCGCCGCCGACGTGCTCGACAACAGCGAATCGCCGAGCAGGTTCGCCGGCAAGCTGGTGCTGGTCGGAACCTCCGCGGCCGGGCTCAACGACATCAAGACCACGCCGGTGTCCGCGACCATGCCTGGGGTGGAGATCCATGCCCAGGTGCTGGAGAGCGTTTTGAGCGGGGCGGTAATCTCGCAGCCCAACTATGCGCTCGGAGTCGAATTGCTCGCCGCGCTGTTCATCGGCGTGCTCGTCATCATCTTCACGCCCAATCTCGGTCCGGTGCGCCTCGTGCTTGCGGGTGCGACCTTCGCCGCCATCCTGGTCGGCGTGTCCTGGTTCTTCTACGCGCAGTACCGCTACCTCATCGATTTCACCTATCCGCTGCTCTCGACCACGGCGGTTTATCTGACGCTGATCTTCGCCAGCTTCGTGCGCGAGCAGCGCCAGCGGGTGCAGATTCGCGGGCAGTTCGCGCAGTACATGTCGCCGGTCCTGGTCGAGCAGCTGGCGCAGTCGCCGGAAAAGCTCGTGCTCGGCGGCGAGGAGCGCGAGATGACGATCATGTTCTCGGACGTGCGCGGCTTCACCACGATCTCGGAGAGTTACAAGCACGACCCGCAAGGCCTGATCGCGCTGATGAACCGCTTCCTGACGCCGCTCACCGACGTCATCATCGAGCGCAAGGGCTACATCGACAAATACATGGGCGACGCCATCATGGCGTTCTGGAACGCGCCGCTCGACGATGCCGAGCACGAGGTCAACGCCTGCGAGGCGGCGATCCAGATGCTGGAGCAGATCGACGCGGTCAACAAGGAGCGCGAAGCGGAAGCCGCCGAGGGCGGCCACGTCTACATTCCGCTCAATGTCGGCATCGGCCTCAACACCGGCATCGGCGTGGTCGGCAACATGGGCTCCGACTTGAAGAAGAACTATTCGGTGCTCGGCGACAGCGTGAACCTCGCCTCGCGCCTGGAGGGCCAGTCGAAGGAATACGGCTTTCCCATCATCGTCGGCTCCCGCACGGCGCTCGCCGCCAAGGTCAAGTTCGCGATCCTCGAGCTCGACTTCATCATGGTCAAGGGCAAGACCGAGCCGGAGGTGATCTACGCCATCGCCGGCCGCGAGGATGTGATGCATTCCGCCGCTTTCCAGCGCCTGCGCAACATCACCATCGAGATGCTCAGCTGCTATCGCAGCCGCGACTGGCAGGGCGCCCTCGATGCGATCGAACGCGGCCGCAAGAGCGAGGACGCCGACACGCTGGAAAAGCTGTTCAGGCTCTACGAGGCGCGCATCAAGGATTTCCAACTCAATCCGCCGCCGGAGAACTGGACCGGAGCATATGCGCTGCTGACGAAGTAG